From the genome of Acomys russatus chromosome 27, mAcoRus1.1, whole genome shotgun sequence, one region includes:
- the Mvb12a gene encoding multivesicular body subunit 12A — protein MDPGADAAPLVGLVWSSASAPPPPGFTAITCTVEGATANFGRGFAQKAGYYLCLSSLSSLENPQDNVVVDMQIVMDKGPLPPGFSTVNDPLDTKASVSKKKRMCVRLMALGAADMVVCDVKLSGKTKTVPGYLRVGDMGGFAIWCKKSKAPRPVPKPRTLTQDMRGLSLDPPRQPSKASHPERTLSRLGSRASTLRRNDSIYEASSLYGISAMDGVPFTLHPRFEGKSCGPLNLSAFGDLTIKSLADIEKEYNYGFVVEKTAAARLPPSVS, from the exons ATGGATCCCGGGGCAGACGCGGCGCCGCTGGTCGGCCTGGTCTGGTCGTCGGCCTcggcgccgccgccgccaggTTTCACCGcg ATCACCTGCACCGTGGAGGGCGCGACCGCCAACTTTGGCCGCGGTTTCGCGCAGAAGGCCGGCTACTACCTGTGCCTGAGCTCCCTGAGCAGCCTGGAG aaCCCTCAGGACAATGTGGTAGTGGACATGCAGATCGTGATGGACAAGGGCCCCCTGCCCCCAGGCTTCTCCACAGTCAACGACCCTCTGGATACCA AGGCCTCTGTGTCCAAGAAGAAACGCATGTGTGTGAGGCTGATGGCCCTGGGGGCAGCTGACATGGTCGTGTGTGATGTGAAGTTGAGTGGGAAGACCAAGACAGTGCCGGGATACCTGCGAGTGGG gGACATGGGTGGTTTCGCCATCTGGTGCAAGAAATCCAAGGCCCCCAGGCCGGTGCCCAAGCCCCGCACTCTCACCCAGGACATGCGAGGCCTGTCACTAGACCCACCCAGGCAGCCCAG CAAAGCCAGCCACCCTGAGCGGACGCTGTCCAGGCTGGGCTCTCGGGCGTCCACTCTGCGGAGGAATGACTCCATCTATGAGGCATCCAGTCTCTACGGCATCTCAG CCATGGATGGGGTTCCCTTCACACTGCACCCGAGATTCGAGGGCAAAAGCTGCGGGCCTTTG AACTTGTCTGCCTTTGGGGACCTGACGATTAAGTCACTTGCGGACATTGAAAAGGAG TATAACTATGGCTTCGTGGTGGAGAAGACAGCAGCTGCTCGCCTGCCCCCCAGCGTCTCTTAG